The Panthera leo isolate Ple1 chromosome D1, P.leo_Ple1_pat1.1, whole genome shotgun sequence region ttttttaaaaatgtttgtttgtttgtttgtttaaaccatctctacacctaacatggggctcaaactcacaaccccgagatcaagagtcacgtgctcctcTGACTGAGGCGGCCAGGTATCCCTAGAACTTTCCAAACTATTTATCACCTAGACAACTTTCTCTAGAACACATTGCCTTTTGACAGTGTAACTTGGAATTCAACATGTggattaaaattattattctagTCATGGACTGACTGATACAGACTTCAGTGGAATAATCAATTCCCTTGTTTATCACTGTAGGCTTCTATTAATACTGCTTAAGGTAGATCAGGTTTTCTGGGTACCACAATACACTGTTGGTTCCTTTGCAGTTTCTGGTTATAAAATCTCTTTgatgttttccttaaaatttttcctttaaattagaGAGAGTGGCTGAAAAGGGACCAGGTTGTTGGAGGGCTTTGAGTGCCAGGCTAAGACCTTCAGACATCAGGATGAAAAGAATACTGTTGATGCTGGCGCATAGAAGGGCTTGCTAGGAAGAAGCATAGCCATGAAGTAAAATGCTAGTTCAATGATCCAGCACAAGATGATAAAGTGAGATGCTTTGCCATCTGACAATTAGCTGAGAAGAAGTGATAACAATAGGTAGGACTTACTGAAAGCTTCCCATGTGCCAGGCTGTGGACTAGAACTTTGTATACATTATCTCACGTAATCTTCACCCAATCCTCTAAAACTGTCACTCTCATTATGCTCCTTTCTCACAAGGAAacaggatggggaggaaggaaatgcCCAGTGTACTCTCTGTGGAGTGCAGGGTTGAGTGGTGGGTCCTGAACATCCACAAGGGGCATACAAATAACAGGGCATCTGGGCAGTGTGGGGGTGGGAGCCCTGAAGACAAGCCTTATGGGTTTCGCAAATTCTCCCAGAGCCCACATTTTCTATGGAGGAATTTGCTCGACTGTACCCTGCTCTCTGGTGAGTGCAGAATGCTTCTAACTTTGGGTCATTGGAGGGAGAGTCTGAGTTGAGTTGGAAGCAGAGATTCTGTAGTTCTGTACTGAACATGAGGAAGTGAGTGGTCAAGATGTGCTGAGAGGCCATTCCAGTCATAGAACCATGTGATTTCTGACCAGAAAGGGGATTAGGTAATGAGTTTAGTCCTCCTCTCTTTCACCATCGTGGAAAAAAGTGATCTGCTCACATCAATTCCAAAAGCAAGGGAGGATATGAAAGGAACCCATTTCCCTAAATTAAATTTCCTAGAGACTCCAGTATTCAAACCCAGATTCTGGACAGGGATAATAAGAAATTGATACTGATTACCTTGAAAGTAAAACTCCACTAAACCTGAGTAGTGCCGGGAAACACAAGGTAAGACCCTTGACTCCATTGTAGAGAATGTATTTCAATGACAGTGTGATGTAGTAGAGAAACATTTACTAAGGAAACCCAGAGCCCTTTGCCATCTCAGGTTTCTTTTCACTGAAGCTTGATGCTCAAAGTTATGGCTTCTTCAAAGCAGCTCCAAATCCCGAAGGTGAGATAGCTCTCACCTGGAGCCCACGTGTGTTCCTCTACCACTTGGCTGGTAACAGTCACCTGGGAATCATTCCAGCAGGTGGCTTCCAAAGTCCAACCTGCTAGGTTGAAATCTGACACTGATAGAGACTCCCCGGGAGCTCTTACTGAAAGCTAAACCAGGAACCAGGAAATGCACAAGCCTCTTTATGTAGAAAAACAGCTGGGCTCCCTCCGCGGCAACAGAGCACCATGGGAAACCGGCTTTGCTGCGGGGGACACTGGTGAgtaggggcagggggtggagggtaACGTCTCTGTTCGTGGACACGCAGGCcaagagaataagagaaagagtGCAGCTAGTTCTCTATCAACCTCCCACAGccacctccctctgcctggcacaccTCCCGGGTGCCAACACCAGAGCATTACCTCTTTCTGTGCTCACATCTTTCAGAGAACACAGCCAAGCCTGCTGACGGTAGAATGGGCCAGAGCAGGATGGGAATGGTGAATTGGCACggtttctctctgtccttctcttcctctcctttcctttctctcccttcccttcttccccagatgatgatgataattaatTATAGCATTGGCGAGCttgctatgttccaggcacttttCAAACAATCTCGTTTACTCTTCCCCACAATGCTATGAGGGGAGGTGGCCTTACTCCTCCTGTTTTTACAGCTgagaagctgaggttcagagaagttgaCTTGTCCCAAGTCACATGGCTAGTGAGCAAATAAATCAACATTccaatccaggtctgtctgacttcagagcccagACTTTTAACCACTACATAATTCTGCCCTCTCAAATCAAGGAAATcaactttggagaaatgtttgtttaaagGGGTAgaagtggagagaaggagaatatccatgaaatatttgaatatagCTTTCACACTCGTGTGACTTTCGGCAAATCCTGtaacttctctttttcctcatgtgtacaatatagatAGCATGACCTATGTTGTTTAGATCATAGGTTTGAAGAGCAGAGGATATGTGAAAGCCTCACAGTAAATTATTCATAGTGTTTTTACTGTTCTTTCCCAGAGTTGTAACCACTCCAAACTCCCGGACCTGGTTTTATCCTGTTCACTGTTTTCTTAGCTATACATTCCAAGCCTGGGTCAGTCTTGAGGATGTCTtgcttgtgaaaaaaaaaaatcatcattatatttagaaaaatagataaGGCACATTGAAAAGCACATATGATTTGGAATCTGTACATTGGATTCAAGTCCAGTTCttattactcattcatttatcaaacaaATATTATATTGAATACCTATATATACCACGTATAATGACAGACGCAGAGGATGTAGCAATAATAGGAAATTTGGCCCCTCCCTCCTTGAGTAAGATACCAAAGTTCTAGGGCCTTAGTTGACCTCTCTGTAAGACGGAAACAATGATAAATTTCCCAGAATTTTATCAGGATTGGGaggaaaaaattcactttttaaactcTCAGATATCCCACAGACACAGGACATTTAGGAACATATAAGATTTTCTACAGAAAAGAGTGTAACAActtctttcacttcctttgttCCAAGTTTTCATATTCTtcatttttggttaatttttcctCTGATGGTGGTAATCATAGCAATCAGCTTTCACTGATGCTCATTATATGTCAGGCACTTAGCTGagtattttacattaattattttatgtaattcttATGACAATCCATGGGGTTTAGGTTCTGTTATTATCCTtattaataagaaatgaaagcCTGATTAAGCTAAAAACTTGCTGAAATTCACACAGCTAATCTGATAACATCAGTCTGGCGCTAGAGCCTGGCTAGAAACACTACCCCCCCGATATTCTAACCAAAATATActattttccccttaaaatatTAGTAGATATTTTAAGTAGATCAATATTAGTAGATATTTTAAGTAGATAAATGttgtttccctctgtttctcaTTATCTCAATAAACTTACAGAAACTGATAGTATGACaactaaaaagatttttattttaaatttatcattattattattattattttcaaattacaaaagtaatacattcaccacagaaaatttggaaagtatCAAAGAGCAGGAAATAAGAAGCAACcataaatatactaaatatatttatagcaaTCATAAATGACTGAAACATTTTAGTATATTTCCATgtaatcctttctttctctctctctctttctttctttctttctttctttcttttttctttctttctttctttctttctttctttcttcctttttttggtgCACCTCACAGTTACATTTATTCATGCCACAAAGGAAACCACACGTCCACAAGTGTGCAGCAATGCTCCATGTTCCCATCTAACAGTTTGCTGAGATTTACAGCCAGACTGAAGCTCCACCTGACGTGTACTCTAAAGTGGGTTAATGATAACCATGAGCAGGTGCGGGACTGGAAGCTTTCAAAGCTTTACTTCTTTTACCCTGGTCTTATAAACGATGAAGCCTATGCACCCCATTCCTACCCAAATATCCTGGTAAAACTGGGTATAGTAGGGCTTCGTGGGGACccaaacatttttaacaagaGTTGGAAACATCTGGGCACAGGATCCCCTCCCGCTCCCGCTCAGCCCACCCCAACCTGCACAGTGACTCAGAAAGATCACCTCCATGCAATCCTTCTGAAATGTTTATGTGCATAGGTTTAATCCCAAAACATCATTATCTTTTTACTAACTTGACAACGATTAAGATTTTCCATGCTATTGGGTGTTCTtccaacatctttctttttttttttttttttcaaatttttgagaaagagggagacagagtgtgagcagaagggTGGGggatgcagacacacacacagaatcccaatgaggggcttaaacccccaaaccacaagatcacaacctgagccatagacacttaaccaactgagtcacccaggcgccctcttgcACATCTTTCTTAAGTGGATGTACAATGTTCCATTTATAGAAGATGCCATTTATGTAGTCTTTCCCGATGTTGGACATTTAGGGTATTTCCTATTTtttgcaattgtaaataatgctacaatgagcATCCATATTTGCACCTAATTATTTCTTAGGATATGGAATTGCTACATCAGAGGATACACATTTTATGTTTAAGCCTCCTTATACTTCTTGTCAATTGCATTCTTGGAAaattgagtcattttttttcatactacCAATACAGGAGAGTGCCCATTTAGTTTCCTGAATTCtgagctaaaaataaaatcctgtcaACTGTGAGTCTAACTGAATATTCCATTTAGGTTGTGTCCAGGCATTATATAGTATCCAACTTGGGAAAAGGCTCCATTCACTAAAATTGGGTCACCCAAAACTgtgactttaaaatttatattctcttCATCCATTTAAGTAGAAGTAAATAGGAGAACAGTAGCAACAAGGGGGAAAGAATTATAGGCTAAGATAAGGCTATGACCAGGcagaggtaaaaaataaattaattaataacaaaaatatatataaaaaaaaaaaaagaggaagagctgAAGTGGCAGAAGCAGAAAATAGAAGTAGAAAGACCTAGAAGTGGTTTCAGAGTTTTTTAATTCTGAACCACCTGTAAAGTTCAGATGGTGACTCTATCTGCTCTCAACTCATCAAGCTGCATTAAAACCAAAAGCCACACCAAAACACAAAACTCTGTCAGAAGTGTGGGAAAATCCTGATTTTTCCACAGCAGTAAAATGGACATGATTTAGaagcttccctctctctctctttttctatttagttagcaaaagaaggaaatttcatTAGGGAGACAGAGGTCAGAACAGATAGGGTTGGCGCTGGTGAGAGTTGGAAATGTACTAGCAAGAAAAAGCATCCGGAGTAAGCTTCAAACTATTCAGCCTATTTCCTCAGACAAGTGTTTTTCTCTGGCCATCAAACAGTTGACAATCACGTAGACACCCTGGCTCCACTAGAGACCCCAGGGGCTCAGAAATGAGGTCTGTCCTGCAGCAAGGGCAGGGGAGCTGAGTCACTCACCAAATTCAGAGCTCCCTGTGCTGTGGATGTTAAAGGTTAAAtatctctcactttctctgttaATTAAAGACAAGGACATGGAAACAGGGAGGGAGATTGCCTGTTAGAAAAGGGCTTGGAGGGGTCCTAACTAGTTAACCCTGGTTGTGGCAGCTTCTGTGACTCCCAGAATGGGAACCCTATGTTAGCAGAGACTGtggaacaagaaaaataataaaacactgagTGCTGTAGCAAGAGGGTCTCTGAATCCAGGAATATCCCATTTTTTGGCAGGTTTCCCTTACCCTCTGCTGGGATTAGCCTGTTAGACAATCCCAGAATAGCCCTCAACCCAGCTATATCCCTGGCGTGTTGTGCCTGATTGCCTGCGGCTGTATTTTGGGTTTGGTTATGTCAGTTGTACCACTCCACCTTCCAGAACCATCCTTGTGGGAGAGATGTGGTACCCTTGATAAACACTTTCTGGCTGGCTCAGGGTGAATCGTTGTTAGAGGGAAGTGAGGGAAGGTCATCCCAAAATGTTAAGGAGGCACAGAACAAATGATaaaggtgggaagagagaggccaGGACTCTCACACGTGAGTGATCTGTGTTTCACTTCACAGGAGCTGCCCATCAACTtcccagaggaaaaagaaaatgggtaacTGGGCTTTGGGGGCGGGGGCTTGGAGTGgtcaaatgagagaagagaaagtactAGAACCAGTGTTTTTGGAAAGGGCATAAGAATGAAAAGGAGGAGTATCCCTTGGAAGGGATAAAGGGAGACAGTACACCAGAGAAAATCTTTTGGTTACTGGGTCCCAGATCAGCGCTGAGATTCTGGGTCTCATTCTTTCTATTATCTTAGAGTGGCAAGCTTGgttgttcattctttcattcacccAGCAAAAATTAACTGAACACTTACAGTGTATAGGAGGTGCTCTGCTGGGTCCCAAGGAGGCAGAGGAGCACAAGAAGAGCTGAAAATCAAGTCTGAGAGACTTGTTTACACATAAACGAGAACTGCAATGTAGTCTACTAGTGCTGTAACAGACTCATACTCACACCATGGGAGGATGAGGGAAAACACCAATGTCGAAGGAATAATAGCAAATTCTCaggctggaggaggagcagaggaaagggtaTTTCAGGCAGTGCAATCATCTCATGtagaaggaaggtaggaaggaaggaaaggagaaggggagggaggaaggagaaagagactgaCTTGATTGAAAGTGACCAACTGTTTGGTGTAGCTGAGCACTCACACTTTGCACTCTAATAGTCTGTGTGATTATCTGTCTCCTCCAGCAGACAGTAAGCTCCCTGAGGCAGAGAAAATAGCCTGCTCCTCCTTCAATGCCCAGAATGGGTCACAGAGCCCAGCATATAACAGGCTCTCAGCATATGTTTGTTGAACTGTGTTAGGGGTGGGTGAAAACTGAGGATGGAAGATATCAGTGGCAGAGTGTGAAAGGAGTTTGGATGTGGGGATGGTAGCAGTGAAAGGGGTGAACCCAGAGGCAGGGGGATTAGTTAGAAGCCCACTGTAATAGTTTAACAGACATTCAAAGAGGGCAAGCTCAGGCAGCTCAAGAGATAATGGATTTAAGGTGGATTTCTGCCTCTCAGAAAGCCAAGCAAGACGGACAttgaagcagcagcagcagcagcagcagaatggCACCAAGGTAATGACAGGCCCCCGTCCCTTCCAGGGGGCTGTTCAGATATAGGATCCGAGGTTCCCGCTTTTTCACCCTGGGATGCATCTGGTCATCTTGAACCAGAACTTGCTGGTTCTGCCCTACAAAGGAGCAGAGCGAGGGGACATCAGTATAGCTGACCCTGCTTTGCAGATGAGGGGCAAAAGCAAGCCAAGTACCTCCCTTAATGCTGCCAATTTCTTGCAGGCCCATGACACAACAGGACGTATGTATGAGCAGGTGTTAGAGAAGCCTGCGTCTCAGGAGAGGAGTCGAGGCCTTAGTGTGAAGGAGAACAGCTTACATTATGCAGACATTCAAGTGTACAGCTGTACCCAGCCACGCTCTGCTCTGGAAGTGAAGCATCTTCAGTCAGAAAATGCTACAGAATACGCAACCCTTCGCTTCCCCCAGGCCACGCCCCGCTACGACAGCAAGACCGGCACCCTGGTGTGAGCCTTGGGGAGGAAGGGCCTGTTTCCGTCATTTCGCCACTACTCCTGTGGGGAGACTCTGCTTTGGGGAAATGGCTGGTGGCCCAGAGATGGCTGCCACGTTTTCAACTTAACTCCAGAACCCCAGTGAGAGTCccccattcttgctctctcctctaggCCTACCTTTAATTTGCCACCGCGAGCTTGGAGTTGTTTTCGGGCTGGTTAGGGGCGGATGGAGTTCCACAAAAGGAGGGACCAGGAGGAGCATGCCAAAATTTTTTTGACCCCTACCTTTGCTCTTGCTTTCAAGAAAAGTGAAGGAAGAACAGGTTACCTCAGCACTTAAGTTGATTTTGTTAGGCTTAATTTAATGGTGTCTCTTTTATACACCTTAAATCTAAAGCTGAAGAAGAAGTGCTCTGGAAAAGCATTCTGAGTTCTCATACCAGCCCCCAGGGCTGGCTTGGGCAATTCCCTCAATGGTTGGGTCAAAGGTCTCAGAACCTAAAAAAGACAAAcgagggca contains the following coding sequences:
- the CD1H11orf52 gene encoding uncharacterized protein C11orf52 homolog; this encodes MGNRLCCGGHWSCPSTSQRKKKMESQARRTLKQQQQQQQNGTKAHDTTGRMYEQVLEKPASQERSRGLSVKENSLHYADIQVYSCTQPRSALEVKHLQSENATEYATLRFPQATPRYDSKTGTLV